In the Chryseobacterium sp. MYb264 genome, one interval contains:
- the xrtF gene encoding exosortase family protein XrtF, with translation MLKDFKPVLGTLLRFIAIYLVLLFGYQFYLNTFQPKGLDPFSRLIAGQVQHVQNACGYPTQLFNDVKGEQVWFYVKNGYSSRMVEGCNAVSVMILFLAFVFAFYKGSKTFIFALSGLIVLYIMNVLRIVGLNIVVTDFKQYDKIFHDYIFPAVIYGTVVLLWLVWIKFFALKNENT, from the coding sequence ATGCTAAAGGACTTTAAACCGGTATTGGGTACTTTGTTGAGATTTATTGCCATCTATTTGGTGCTGCTTTTTGGATATCAGTTTTATCTCAATACTTTTCAGCCAAAGGGTCTGGATCCTTTTTCCAGACTAATTGCAGGCCAGGTACAGCATGTGCAGAATGCCTGTGGTTATCCTACGCAGCTTTTTAATGATGTAAAAGGCGAGCAGGTATGGTTTTATGTGAAAAATGGATACTCCTCGAGAATGGTCGAAGGATGCAATGCAGTTTCTGTGATGATTCTCTTTTTAGCTTTTGTTTTTGCCTTTTACAAGGGAAGTAAAACTTTTATATTTGCGCTGTCAGGTCTTATTGTCTTGTATATTATGAATGTGCTAAGGATTGTAGGGCTCAATATTGTGGTGACAGACTTTAAGCAATATGATAAAATATTTCATGACTATATTTTTCCGGCTGTCATCTACGGGACCGTGGTGTTGCTTTGGCTGGTATGGATTAAATTTTTTGCTTTGAAAAATGAAAATACTTAG
- a CDS encoding TIGR00730 family Rossman fold protein, which translates to MMEMNERDESLVNPELDSNETKLHNSLRQKTWDETITKDSWMVFKVMAEFVDGYEKLAKIGPCVSIFGSARLKPESQYYEMAVEIAEKITKLGFGIITGGGPGIMEAGNKGAFNAQGKSIGLNIDLPFEQHFNPYINKSYSMNFDYFFVRKVMFVKYSQGFVVMPGGFGTLDELTEALTLIQTNKIGKFPIVLVGSEFWSGLLDWFKETLLKEGMIHEDDLDLYRVVDTADEAVAHIKAFYDKYSVNVNF; encoded by the coding sequence ATGATGGAAATGAATGAAAGAGATGAAAGTCTGGTAAATCCTGAATTGGACAGCAACGAAACAAAACTACATAACAGTTTAAGACAAAAAACCTGGGACGAGACAATCACTAAGGACAGCTGGATGGTTTTCAAGGTGATGGCAGAGTTCGTAGACGGTTATGAAAAGCTGGCTAAGATAGGCCCTTGTGTATCTATATTTGGTTCTGCAAGACTAAAACCGGAAAGCCAATATTACGAAATGGCCGTAGAAATTGCCGAAAAGATTACCAAGCTTGGCTTTGGAATCATCACCGGTGGCGGCCCGGGAATTATGGAAGCAGGAAATAAGGGAGCATTTAATGCGCAGGGGAAATCCATAGGATTAAATATTGACCTTCCCTTTGAACAGCATTTTAATCCTTATATCAACAAATCATACTCAATGAATTTTGATTATTTTTTTGTCAGGAAAGTAATGTTTGTAAAATACTCTCAAGGTTTCGTGGTCATGCCCGGAGGATTTGGTACCCTTGATGAGCTTACGGAGGCCTTAACCCTGATTCAGACCAATAAAATCGGAAAGTTTCCGATTGTACTGGTTGGCTCAGAATTCTGGAGCGGATTATTAGACTGGTTTAAAGAAACTTTACTGAAAGAAGGGATGATCCACGAAGATGATCTGGATCTTTATCGCGTGGTAGATACCGCAGATGAGGCGGTGGCACATATCAAAGCCTTTTACGATAAGTATTCAGTGAATGTAAACTTTTAA
- a CDS encoding exosortase F system-associated membrane protein, protein MKILSWFFIIAALIGLVGVRVFEDRLFYDPFLDYFHEASKNMNFPSFQWGKLIIGHFFRFFLNLFFSCVVIHYLFKKKQWTVQGGFLILIIFLITFPIYLYCISSEFEIGYLFSFYMRRFVIQPLILLLIIPMFYYRQKIEQDQRKG, encoded by the coding sequence ATGAAAATACTTAGTTGGTTTTTTATCATTGCAGCCTTGATAGGGCTTGTAGGGGTAAGGGTTTTTGAAGATCGCCTCTTCTATGACCCTTTTCTTGATTATTTCCATGAAGCCAGCAAAAATATGAATTTTCCCTCTTTTCAATGGGGTAAACTTATTATTGGGCATTTTTTCAGGTTTTTTCTGAATCTGTTTTTTTCCTGTGTTGTTATCCATTATCTATTTAAAAAAAAGCAATGGACTGTCCAGGGAGGTTTCCTGATACTTATTATATTCCTGATTACTTTTCCCATTTATTTATACTGTATTTCATCAGAGTTCGAAATTGGCTATCTGTTTTCTTTTTATATGAGAAGGTTTGTGATCCAGCCTCTCATTTTATTGTTGATTATTCCTATGTTTTATTACCGGCAAAAAATAGAGCAGGACCAGAGGAAAGGATAA
- a CDS encoding DUF4349 domain-containing protein, translating into MRTTYIKLSVATALLLGIYSCKKREAIGTEYEATADSAAVIVSDSVSSAASMTVKDKQFIKTADINMEVKDVYDATISIEKSVQQLGGFVTKSNLQSNVVSEDTYNTSNKNATLVKKFQTENRMQVRVPTDKLGELLTLINDKKLFLNSRVINAEDVTTNIKYAELEAQRNKKTDDNIAQMKVNKDKVNMSNDNMKEGNQQQLETMDRADLLKYSTVDIYIKEPKLRIAEIAITNTKSIDDQYRFEFLYSAKSAFVEGYYLIQRIIVGLIVIWPLLLIGGVVLFFYKKRKSIKKTHSNISE; encoded by the coding sequence ATGAGAACGACTTACATCAAACTATCAGTTGCAACAGCACTTTTATTAGGAATTTACTCGTGTAAAAAAAGAGAAGCTATCGGCACAGAATACGAAGCTACAGCAGATTCTGCTGCGGTTATTGTTTCAGACAGTGTTTCTTCGGCAGCATCCATGACCGTAAAAGATAAACAGTTCATCAAGACGGCAGATATAAACATGGAAGTTAAGGATGTTTATGACGCCACCATTTCTATTGAAAAATCAGTTCAGCAACTGGGTGGATTTGTTACTAAAAGCAATCTGCAAAGTAATGTTGTCTCTGAAGATACTTATAATACATCCAACAAAAATGCTACTTTGGTTAAAAAATTTCAAACCGAAAATAGGATGCAGGTTCGGGTTCCTACGGATAAATTGGGTGAACTTTTAACCTTGATTAATGATAAAAAACTGTTTTTAAACTCAAGAGTTATCAATGCAGAAGATGTGACCACCAACATAAAATATGCAGAACTTGAAGCTCAGAGAAATAAAAAGACGGATGACAATATTGCTCAGATGAAAGTGAACAAAGACAAAGTAAATATGAGCAATGACAATATGAAAGAGGGGAATCAACAGCAGCTGGAAACGATGGACAGAGCAGATCTACTGAAGTACAGCACGGTGGATATTTACATTAAAGAACCGAAACTTCGTATCGCAGAAATTGCCATCACCAATACGAAAAGCATAGACGACCAATACAGATTTGAGTTCTTATACAGTGCAAAATCAGCTTTTGTGGAAGGATATTATTTAATCCAAAGAATTATTGTGGGATTAATCGTTATCTGGCCATTATTATTAATTGGAGGGGTTGTATTATTTTTCTACAAAAAGAGAAAATCAATTAAAAAAACACATTCGAATATTTCAGAATAG
- a CDS encoding DUF6702 family protein, with protein MKKLLYISGILTFFVLMSFMYVDFFSSMTKVDYIDGSKTLKFTTKMNTGHISDAIKINPNTAGFEAEVKKYVNNNFDVYVNGSPKTITFTGSQVSGETVWVYFETGGISDISTLKIKNTILLSAFPKQINLVNIAYKGSQKTMNFQRGKEVNEVSF; from the coding sequence ATGAAAAAACTTTTATATATATCAGGAATTTTAACATTTTTTGTGTTAATGAGTTTTATGTATGTAGACTTTTTCTCTTCAATGACAAAAGTGGATTATATTGATGGAAGCAAGACATTGAAGTTTACCACAAAGATGAATACCGGTCACATTTCAGATGCCATCAAGATCAATCCAAATACTGCAGGATTTGAAGCAGAAGTAAAGAAGTACGTTAATAATAATTTTGACGTGTATGTTAACGGTTCTCCCAAAACCATCACTTTCACAGGAAGCCAGGTAAGCGGGGAAACGGTATGGGTATATTTTGAAACAGGTGGTATCTCCGATATCAGTACCCTGAAGATTAAGAACACGATTCTTCTGAGCGCATTTCCTAAGCAGATTAATCTTGTCAATATCGCTTATAAAGGAAGTCAGAAAACCATGAATTTTCAACGCGGGAAAGAAGTGAATGAAGTTTCTTTTTAA
- a CDS encoding aminoglycoside phosphotransferase family protein — MISEYAQRFFENYTGKESSEFIILAQSGSARVNFRAKCDNKEYIITYNENIQENESFLYYSAVFSSLQLNTPQIFAVSADRKIYIQEFLGNHTLSEVIANEGESEKVRSLVKETLRKLYQLQTETQNKIDFTLTFEYESYDELPVTHDLYYFKNFVADVLELEYHKSTLLKEFKSIVLLIESLAPKGLMIRDFQSRNIMVNDQHQVSFIDYQSAMKGPLMYDVISFLFQAKANFSEDLKKEMLYFYIHQFESDTTRTQLQQSIAPLQLMRFLQVLGAYGFRGLIQKKNHFIGSIGKGIDNLTAFSKTWDQMKKYPELQKVIEQLQSEKTRLKIKDIIEPV, encoded by the coding sequence ATGATTTCCGAATACGCACAACGATTTTTTGAAAATTATACAGGCAAAGAATCTTCTGAATTTATTATTTTGGCTCAAAGCGGCTCCGCAAGGGTAAATTTTCGGGCTAAATGTGACAATAAAGAGTATATTATTACCTATAACGAGAACATTCAGGAGAACGAAAGTTTTCTCTATTACTCAGCAGTTTTCTCCAGTCTTCAGCTCAATACCCCGCAAATTTTTGCAGTTTCCGCTGACCGGAAAATATACATACAGGAATTCCTCGGAAACCACACCCTTTCAGAAGTTATCGCCAATGAGGGGGAAAGCGAAAAGGTGCGGTCTCTGGTCAAGGAAACGTTAAGAAAACTGTATCAGCTGCAAACTGAAACACAAAACAAAATAGACTTTACCCTGACTTTTGAATATGAATCGTATGATGAACTTCCGGTAACTCATGATCTTTATTATTTTAAGAATTTTGTAGCCGATGTACTGGAACTGGAATATCATAAATCTACTCTTCTAAAGGAATTTAAAAGTATCGTCCTTCTCATTGAAAGCCTCGCACCGAAAGGGCTTATGATCCGTGATTTCCAGTCGAGAAATATCATGGTGAATGACCAGCATCAGGTTTCTTTTATCGATTACCAGTCTGCTATGAAAGGACCACTGATGTATGATGTTATTTCTTTTTTATTTCAGGCAAAGGCCAACTTCAGTGAAGATCTGAAAAAAGAAATGTTATATTTTTATATTCATCAGTTTGAGAGCGATACAACCAGGACTCAGCTTCAGCAATCCATAGCTCCCCTGCAGCTGATGAGGTTCCTGCAGGTTCTCGGAGCCTACGGTTTCAGAGGGCTTATCCAAAAGAAAAACCATTTTATAGGAAGTATAGGTAAAGGAATTGACAATCTGACGGCATTTTCAAAGACCTGGGATCAGATGAAAAAATATCCTGAGCTTCAAAAAGTGATCGAACAATTACAGTCTGAAAAAACACGTCTCAAAATTAAAGATATCATTGAACCGGTCTGA
- a CDS encoding IS5 family transposase: MLGKIREDLQQNLFKTRLTELINMEHPVVKLAGEISWDKMESEFEKLFSENGRPSIAIRKIAGMLLLKEMFKESDESVIERWIENAYWQYFTGETFFQTEQPFDPSNFVHFRKRIGDKGLEFLLGQSVSLHPKAKTEDEVQVDTTVQEKNITFPTDAKLAKKVIDNCRKIAEKESVVQRQSYRRVSKQLLRDAFFGHHPRRQKKAKMARKKLRTIGKRVLRELERKLPKDVLKGYEDVFKIYLKALTQERTTKDKIYSLHEPQVACIAKGKSGKAYEFGTKVAVVRGRKTGIISSVKRFSGNPHDSKTLEESLAQSERVRKSVGGTRPTKATTDRGFKGIKEVEGTAILLPAKKEKTKYGQQVARLRFRARAAIEPCISHLKRNHSLGLNFLKGVAGDINNALLAGIGYNLKMRLNQIKQQILLWLELVLRIFLGKYNFQSQKTAF; this comes from the coding sequence ATGTTAGGCAAAATAAGAGAGGATTTACAGCAGAATTTATTCAAGACCAGGCTTACGGAGCTTATTAATATGGAGCATCCGGTGGTAAAATTAGCTGGGGAGATTTCCTGGGATAAAATGGAGTCAGAGTTTGAGAAATTATTTTCAGAAAACGGAAGACCTTCTATTGCTATCCGTAAAATAGCAGGAATGCTTTTGCTCAAGGAAATGTTTAAAGAAAGTGATGAAAGTGTAATAGAGAGATGGATTGAGAATGCGTATTGGCAATATTTTACCGGAGAAACCTTTTTCCAGACAGAGCAGCCTTTCGATCCGAGCAATTTTGTACACTTCAGAAAAAGAATTGGAGATAAGGGTTTGGAATTTCTTTTGGGACAAAGCGTTTCTCTCCATCCCAAAGCCAAAACAGAAGATGAAGTTCAGGTAGATACGACGGTTCAGGAGAAGAACATTACCTTTCCTACCGATGCCAAATTAGCAAAAAAAGTAATCGACAATTGTAGAAAAATAGCAGAAAAAGAGAGCGTTGTACAAAGACAAAGCTACAGAAGAGTGAGCAAACAATTATTGCGGGACGCTTTTTTTGGACATCATCCCAGAAGACAGAAGAAGGCAAAAATGGCGAGGAAAAAGCTCAGGACGATTGGTAAAAGAGTTCTTCGGGAATTGGAAAGAAAACTTCCTAAAGATGTTTTGAAAGGCTACGAAGACGTTTTTAAAATTTACCTTAAAGCACTCACCCAAGAACGTACCACGAAAGATAAAATTTACAGTCTTCACGAGCCACAAGTTGCGTGTATTGCGAAAGGAAAATCGGGAAAAGCATACGAGTTTGGGACAAAAGTAGCAGTAGTAAGAGGTCGGAAAACAGGGATCATCAGCTCGGTAAAGAGATTTTCTGGCAATCCTCACGATAGTAAAACTCTTGAAGAATCATTGGCACAGAGTGAGAGGGTAAGAAAATCCGTTGGCGGAACAAGACCTACGAAAGCCACTACAGACAGAGGATTTAAAGGAATCAAAGAAGTGGAAGGAACAGCAATTTTGCTTCCCGCAAAAAAAGAAAAAACAAAATATGGGCAACAAGTAGCCAGATTAAGATTCCGGGCAAGAGCAGCCATAGAACCTTGTATCTCTCATTTAAAAAGAAACCACTCCTTAGGATTAAACTTCCTGAAAGGAGTGGCTGGAGATATTAATAATGCATTATTAGCAGGGATTGGATACAATTTGAAGATGAGATTGAATCAAATCAAACAACAAATTCTTCTTTGGCTCGAACTTGTTCTCCGAATCTTTTTAGGCAAATATAATTTTCAAAGTCAAAAAACAGCTTTTTAA
- a CDS encoding MauE/DoxX family redox-associated membrane protein — protein sequence MKIVKFIVSLLFGLMFINAGLNKFLNYMPMEKPTPEQMKIFTAFGEISWLMPLVGAVEVLGGLLFIFPKTRALGAIVILPVMVGIVAHIFTIDKSTSGMSIAGIMFLINLWMIIDNREKYKALIS from the coding sequence ATGAAAATCGTAAAATTTATTGTATCCTTACTTTTTGGATTGATGTTTATTAATGCCGGTTTAAACAAATTTTTAAACTATATGCCAATGGAAAAACCAACGCCGGAGCAGATGAAAATCTTTACCGCTTTTGGAGAAATCAGTTGGTTGATGCCATTAGTAGGCGCTGTGGAAGTTCTCGGAGGATTGCTTTTCATTTTTCCTAAAACCAGAGCACTTGGCGCCATTGTTATTTTACCGGTAATGGTAGGAATTGTTGCCCACATTTTCACAATAGATAAATCTACATCAGGTATGTCTATTGCCGGAATTATGTTTCTGATCAATCTTTGGATGATTATTGATAATAGAGAAAAATACAAAGCTTTAATAAGCTGA
- a CDS encoding acyl-CoA dehydrogenase family protein, producing the protein MSNTFSKIRNAIELFRSIDFDQLSAISQKVDLPKLMHNFSKLDDQQLGSLMKMLDPNKKKKELPPIDGDFYDIYHTLSPEQREIQLKVRAFMEKEVKPLVNHYWLRDEFPHELIPKFQKLNICGVTYEGYGCPGMPFLMEGVIAMEMARIDASIATFFGVQSGLAMGSIYICGSEEQKQKWLPQMQKFEKIGAFGLTEPEVGSGAAGGLTVTCKKTPEGWVLNGQKKWIGNATFADLIIIWARDEDSGEVKGFIVEKDNPGYSVEKIKGKMALRIVQNGLITLKDCLVTEENRLQNANSFKDTAKVLRMTRAGVAWMATGCARGAYESALAYTRTREQFGKPIASFQMIQGHLVEMLSNLTAMQTMVFRLSEMQDEGILKDEHASLAKVFCTLRTRDIVSRAREVLGGNGILLEYDVARFVADAEAIYSYEGTKEINSLIVGRSITGFSAFV; encoded by the coding sequence ATGTCAAATACTTTTTCCAAAATCAGAAACGCGATAGAATTATTCAGATCCATTGACTTTGATCAGCTGAGTGCTATTTCTCAAAAAGTAGATCTTCCCAAATTGATGCATAATTTCTCAAAACTCGATGACCAACAGTTGGGTAGTTTAATGAAAATGCTCGATCCTAATAAGAAGAAAAAAGAACTTCCACCAATTGATGGAGATTTCTACGATATTTATCACACCTTGAGCCCTGAACAGAGGGAAATTCAATTAAAAGTAAGGGCATTTATGGAAAAAGAAGTGAAGCCTTTGGTGAATCATTATTGGCTGAGAGATGAATTTCCGCATGAATTAATCCCAAAATTTCAAAAACTCAATATTTGCGGTGTAACCTATGAAGGTTACGGTTGTCCTGGGATGCCTTTTTTAATGGAAGGTGTTATCGCTATGGAAATGGCAAGAATTGACGCTTCAATTGCGACATTCTTCGGGGTACAATCAGGGTTAGCAATGGGTTCTATTTATATTTGCGGTTCCGAAGAGCAAAAACAGAAATGGCTTCCCCAAATGCAGAAATTTGAAAAAATTGGGGCATTTGGTTTAACGGAACCTGAAGTGGGTTCGGGAGCCGCGGGAGGTTTAACAGTAACCTGTAAGAAAACTCCTGAAGGCTGGGTTTTAAATGGTCAGAAAAAATGGATCGGTAACGCCACCTTTGCAGATTTAATTATCATTTGGGCAAGAGACGAAGACAGCGGAGAAGTGAAAGGTTTTATTGTTGAAAAAGATAATCCGGGTTATTCTGTTGAAAAGATCAAAGGAAAAATGGCGCTGAGAATCGTTCAAAATGGTTTAATCACCTTAAAAGACTGTTTAGTCACAGAAGAAAACCGCTTGCAAAATGCCAATTCCTTCAAAGATACCGCAAAAGTACTTAGAATGACCCGGGCCGGAGTCGCATGGATGGCGACAGGATGCGCGAGAGGAGCTTATGAAAGTGCTTTAGCGTATACAAGAACCCGCGAACAGTTTGGAAAACCGATTGCTTCTTTTCAAATGATTCAGGGGCATTTGGTGGAAATGTTGTCAAATTTAACAGCGATGCAAACGATGGTTTTCAGACTTTCGGAAATGCAGGATGAAGGGATTTTAAAAGACGAGCATGCTTCTCTGGCAAAAGTTTTCTGTACCTTAAGAACCAGAGATATTGTTTCCAGAGCCCGTGAAGTTTTGGGTGGAAACGGAATTTTGCTTGAATATGATGTGGCAAGATTTGTTGCTGATGCCGAAGCTATTTATTCTTATGAAGGAACTAAAGAGATCAATTCCCTGATTGTCGGAAGATCTATTACGGGATTCAGTGCGTTTGTATGA
- a CDS encoding nucleotidyltransferase family protein, with product MKALIFAAGKGTRLKPFTDHHPKALAKVNGIPLLERNITYLKSFGITDFVINIHHFGNQIVDFLKQNNNFNCKIEISDESQELLETGGGLIFARRFLDLGEDFLIMNADILTDIDIHALVNYHKKIKDFATLAVSERESSRKLLFNEEMVLRGWMNVTTGEQRLAEFNKGFRALAFSGVHCINPSIFNKIKRTGKFSVMEEYLDLMQTEHIHGFVHQSILIDVGRPESVTEAEKYFK from the coding sequence ATGAAGGCTCTTATTTTTGCAGCAGGAAAAGGAACAAGATTAAAACCTTTCACAGACCACCATCCGAAAGCTCTCGCGAAGGTAAACGGAATTCCTCTATTGGAAAGAAATATTACTTATCTCAAAAGTTTCGGAATTACCGACTTTGTGATCAACATTCATCATTTTGGAAATCAAATTGTTGATTTTTTAAAGCAAAACAATAATTTCAACTGTAAAATAGAAATCTCTGATGAAAGTCAGGAATTGCTGGAAACCGGAGGCGGCTTGATTTTTGCTAGAAGATTTCTTGATCTTGGAGAAGATTTCCTGATCATGAATGCAGACATCTTAACCGATATTGATATTCATGCATTGGTAAATTATCATAAAAAGATAAAAGATTTTGCTACTTTAGCCGTTTCTGAAAGAGAAAGTTCAAGAAAACTTCTTTTTAATGAGGAAATGGTTTTAAGAGGATGGATGAATGTAACCACCGGAGAACAGAGGCTTGCCGAATTCAATAAAGGTTTCAGGGCACTTGCCTTCAGCGGTGTACACTGCATTAATCCTTCAATTTTTAATAAGATTAAAAGAACCGGTAAATTTTCTGTAATGGAGGAATATCTGGATCTGATGCAAACTGAGCATATCCATGGCTTTGTTCATCAAAGTATCCTTATTGACGTCGGAAGGCCAGAGTCTGTAACAGAAGCCGAAAAATATTTTAAATAA
- a CDS encoding RapZ C-terminal domain-containing protein — MLHIDIHSFSYKKGGIPKDESGNGGGFAFDCRGILNPGRIEEYKSQTGNDQGVQEYLETKTEMPVFLNLIKNIVSITIDNYLDRGFENLQINFGCTGGQHRSVYSAIKTAEFIKEKYPEGTYITIHHDEQPQLNNL; from the coding sequence ATGTTACACATTGACATCCATAGCTTTTCGTACAAAAAAGGCGGAATTCCAAAAGACGAATCAGGAAACGGAGGAGGCTTTGCCTTTGACTGCCGGGGAATTCTAAACCCAGGAAGAATTGAAGAATACAAAAGTCAGACGGGAAATGATCAAGGAGTACAGGAATATCTGGAAACAAAAACTGAAATGCCAGTATTCCTTAATCTTATTAAGAATATAGTGTCCATCACTATTGATAATTATCTTGACAGAGGTTTTGAAAACCTTCAGATCAACTTTGGATGTACCGGCGGACAGCACCGCTCCGTGTATTCAGCCATTAAAACAGCAGAATTTATAAAGGAAAAATATCCCGAAGGCACGTACATCACGATACACCACGACGAACAGCCACAACTTAATAACCTGTAG
- a CDS encoding S9 family peptidase — MKAPQAKKIEKILEIHGDQRKDHYFWLNERENPEVTKYLEEENAYADFIMKDTEQLQEDLFEEMKARYKKDDESLPYFFNEYWYIVRYEEGKEYPIFCRKYGNLNSEEEIILDVNVLAEGENYFEVGSVAVSPNNKLTSFSTDNVSRRIYTINFKDLITGEILSDKIPNTTGKAVWANDNEHVFYIRKDESLRAFQVYRHRLGTDTSEDVLIFHEEDETFDINVFKTKSLEYIFLASSSTISDEHRFIPSDNVFAEWKIIQPRIDDLEYSVEHYEDEFYIITNADDAFNFKIVKAKIDHCGIENWVDVIPHRPEVLLEGFEIFKNYLVLEEREEGLLQIKIIDEKTQKSHYLPFSDPTYTAYIGLNLEFDTEVLRYGYTSLTQPSSTYEYNMKEQTTKLLKQQEVLGGKFFAENYISERVWADSRDGQVKIPISLVYHKDTQKSADTPLLLYGYGSYGHTVDASFSNVRLSILDRGFIYAIAHIRGGEYLGREWYEDGKMLSKKNTFFDFIDAGKFLIKENYTSSKHLYAMGGSAGGLLVGAVMNYEPKLFNGIVAQVPFVDVVSTMLDETIPLTTGEYDEWGNPNDEEYYHYMKEYSPYDNVEAKEYPNTLITTGLHDSQVQYWEPAKWTAKLRALKTDDNLLIFKTDMSAGHGGASGRFESLKEDALEYAFLLKLEDKKDD, encoded by the coding sequence ATGAAAGCTCCACAGGCAAAAAAAATAGAAAAAATACTCGAAATACACGGAGATCAAAGAAAGGATCATTATTTCTGGCTGAATGAAAGAGAAAACCCTGAAGTCACAAAATACCTGGAAGAAGAAAATGCGTATGCCGATTTTATCATGAAAGATACTGAGCAGCTTCAGGAAGATCTTTTCGAGGAAATGAAAGCGAGGTACAAAAAAGATGATGAATCTCTCCCCTATTTCTTTAATGAATATTGGTATATCGTCCGGTATGAAGAAGGAAAAGAATACCCTATTTTTTGCAGAAAATACGGGAATTTAAATAGCGAAGAAGAAATTATTTTAGATGTTAATGTTCTCGCAGAAGGTGAAAATTATTTTGAAGTGGGCAGCGTTGCCGTTTCGCCCAATAACAAGCTGACTTCATTTTCCACAGACAATGTAAGCCGAAGAATTTATACCATCAATTTCAAAGATCTGATAACCGGAGAAATTCTTTCCGATAAGATCCCGAATACTACAGGAAAAGCCGTCTGGGCGAATGACAACGAACACGTATTCTATATCCGGAAAGATGAGAGCCTTCGCGCTTTTCAGGTTTACAGACATCGTTTGGGAACAGACACTTCGGAAGATGTTCTTATTTTCCATGAAGAAGACGAAACTTTTGATATTAATGTTTTCAAAACCAAATCATTAGAATACATTTTCCTTGCCAGTTCAAGTACAATCTCTGATGAACACAGATTTATCCCTTCCGACAATGTTTTTGCAGAATGGAAGATCATTCAGCCGAGAATTGATGATCTCGAATATTCTGTGGAACATTATGAAGATGAATTTTACATTATCACCAATGCAGACGATGCGTTTAATTTTAAAATCGTAAAAGCAAAAATTGATCATTGCGGAATCGAAAACTGGGTAGATGTGATCCCTCACCGTCCGGAGGTTTTACTGGAAGGCTTTGAAATCTTTAAAAATTATTTGGTTCTTGAGGAAAGAGAAGAAGGCCTGCTTCAGATTAAAATTATTGACGAAAAAACTCAGAAATCTCATTACTTACCTTTTTCTGATCCCACGTATACCGCTTATATCGGATTAAACCTTGAATTCGACACGGAAGTTTTACGATATGGCTACACCTCTTTAACACAACCCAGCTCGACCTATGAATACAATATGAAAGAACAAACCACCAAACTTCTGAAACAGCAGGAAGTTTTGGGCGGAAAGTTCTTTGCAGAAAATTACATTTCGGAAAGAGTGTGGGCTGATTCAAGAGATGGACAGGTTAAAATTCCGATTTCTCTGGTGTATCATAAAGACACCCAAAAATCTGCAGATACTCCTCTGCTTTTATATGGTTATGGAAGTTACGGGCATACGGTTGATGCAAGCTTTTCAAATGTAAGACTATCGATTTTAGACCGTGGATTTATCTATGCAATTGCTCATATCAGAGGAGGAGAATATCTGGGAAGAGAATGGTATGAGGACGGAAAAATGTTGTCTAAGAAAAATACATTCTTCGATTTTATTGATGCCGGAAAATTTTTAATTAAAGAAAATTACACTTCCTCCAAACATTTATACGCCATGGGCGGAAGTGCCGGAGGATTGCTGGTGGGAGCTGTTATGAACTATGAACCGAAATTATTCAACGGGATTGTAGCACAAGTTCCCTTCGTAGATGTAGTTTCAACCATGCTGGATGAAACAATCCCTTTAACTACTGGAGAATATGATGAATGGGGAAATCCGAACGACGAAGAATATTATCATTATATGAAAGAATATTCGCCCTACGACAATGTAGAAGCGAAAGAGTATCCAAACACCTTAATTACTACCGGGCTACATGACTCCCAGGTTCAATATTGGGAGCCGGCAAAATGGACAGCCAAATTAAGAGCGCTGAAAACGGACGATAATCTATTAATTTTCAAAACCGACATGAGCGCAGGACACGGTGGTGCGAGCGGAAGATTTGAATCATTAAAAGAAGATGCGTTGGAATATGCATTTTTATTAAAATTAGAAGATAAAAAAGATGATTAA